TCAGCATGCAGGTCGTGCAGATGCTGCGGGGCGAGTGGCCGACGTATCTTGCGAATCGCGCGGTGCAGACGCGGGCGGACGCGCGCCTCACTGCCGGCCGGGTAGCCCCGTCGGGGCGGGGCGGGGCGGCGTCATGACGCCCAACCGCGCGAAGGCGCGCCTCCGCGAAGGGGGCATCGCGATCGGCACGATGATCTCCGAGCTGCGGACCGAGGAGGTCTCCTACGTCCTCGCCGCGGCCGGCTTCGACTTCTTCGTCATCGACACGGAGCACGCGTCGGCGAACTGGGAGACCGTGCAGACCCTCAGCCGGGCCGCGCGGAGCGCGGGCATCGTTCCGCTGGTCCGCGTGACGGACACCCTGTATTCGTTGATCGCCCGCGCGCTCGACGCCGGCGCGATGGGCGTCATGGTGCCGCACGTCGAGACCGCGGCGGATGCGCGCGAGATCGTGCGGTGCGTCAAGTATCCGCCGGTGGGGGAGCGCGGGTTCGGGCTTCGCGGCGCGGTGACGGACTACGGCCAGGTCTCCGCCGCTCAGGCGATCGAGTGGTCCAACGCGGAGACCCTCGTCTTCGCGCAGATCGAGAGCGGCCGCGCCCTCGATAACCTCGACGACATCGCAGCGGTGCCCGGGATCGACGTTCTGCTGGTCGGGCCGAACGACCTGGCGCTGTCGCTGGGGGTGCCGGGCGACCTGCTGCATCCGAAGCTGCAGGACGCGTACCGGCGCGTGGCGGCGGCCGCCACCCGCCACGGGATCGCCGGCGGGCTGCACCCCGGGGACCTCAAGGTGGTGGAGTGCGGGTGCACCGCGGGGATGCGCTGCCTGATGTACGCGTCGGACATCCGGATGCTGCTCGGCGCCGCGAAGCAGGCGGTCCAGGGCCTCCGCGCGCTGATGCCGGCGGACTCGCCGCCGGCCACCATGAAATCTAATCCGGCCGCGGCCCGCTAAGCCGCACGAGGTCCCGACGGCGCGGACGGAGCCGGTCCGCGCCGTCGGGCATTTCCGGCGCACAGGTATAATAAATTGTCATGAGTCAGGAGTCGTCGGTCCACACCGAAACGCCGCTCGCCGAGCGGGTGGCCAACCTCCCCGCCAAGCCCGGCGTCTACCTGATGAAGGACGGCGCCGGCCGGGTGATCTACGTCGGCAAGGCGTCGTCGCTGCGCGCACGGGTGCGCCAGTACTTCCAGCCCGGTCACACCGACAGCCCGCGGATCCTGCACCTGATCTCGAGGATCCGGGACGTCGAGACCGTGGTCTGCGCCAACGAGGTCGAGGCGCTGATCCTGGAAGCGACGCTCATCAAGCGGCACCGGCCGTGGTACAACGTCAGGCTGGCCGACGATAAGGCGTATCCGTACCTCAAGCTCACCAACGAGCCGTTTCCGAAGATCGTGATGACGCGCAAGGTCGCCCGCGACGGCGCGAAGTACTTCGGCCCGTATCCGTACCACGAGCCCAAGCTTGTCGGCCGGACGATCCGGCTGATCCGCCGGCTGTTCAAGCTGCGAACCTGCAACATCGAGATCACGCGCGACCTGCCGCGGCCGTGCCTCGACTACTACATCGGCCAGTGTAGCGCGCCGTGTGTCGCGTGGGGCGCGAACGCGGAGCAGTACGCGGAGCAGGTCCGGCAGGCGGGGGACTTCCTCGACGGCCGGCACGATGCGCTGCGCAAGGACCTCGAGGCCCAGATGACCGCGGCCGCGGAGGGGCTGGAGTTCGAGCGCGCCGCGGCCCTGCGGGACCAGCTGCGCGGGCTCGAAGCGCTTCAGGAGCCCCAGCGGATGGTGTCCGAGGGCGGCGAGGACCGCGACATCGTCGCGGTGGCGCAGGACGGCGACGCCGGCTGCGTCCAGATGTTCATGGTCCGCGGCGGACGGGTCACCGGGCAGGAGCACGTCATGCTGCAGGGGACGCGCGGCGTGCCGCCGGCCGAAACCCTGCGCGCGTTTCTCACGCAGTTCTACGAGGCCTCCACGACGGTGCCGCCCGAGATCCTGGTG
The DNA window shown above is from bacterium and carries:
- a CDS encoding aldolase/citrate lyase family protein, with the protein product MTPNRAKARLREGGIAIGTMISELRTEEVSYVLAAAGFDFFVIDTEHASANWETVQTLSRAARSAGIVPLVRVTDTLYSLIARALDAGAMGVMVPHVETAADAREIVRCVKYPPVGERGFGLRGAVTDYGQVSAAQAIEWSNAETLVFAQIESGRALDNLDDIAAVPGIDVLLVGPNDLALSLGVPGDLLHPKLQDAYRRVAAAATRHGIAGGLHPGDLKVVECGCTAGMRCLMYASDIRMLLGAAKQAVQGLRALMPADSPPATMKSNPAAAR
- the uvrC gene encoding excinuclease ABC subunit UvrC produces the protein MSQESSVHTETPLAERVANLPAKPGVYLMKDGAGRVIYVGKASSLRARVRQYFQPGHTDSPRILHLISRIRDVETVVCANEVEALILEATLIKRHRPWYNVRLADDKAYPYLKLTNEPFPKIVMTRKVARDGAKYFGPYPYHEPKLVGRTIRLIRRLFKLRTCNIEITRDLPRPCLDYYIGQCSAPCVAWGANAEQYAEQVRQAGDFLDGRHDALRKDLEAQMTAAAEGLEFERAAALRDQLRGLEALQEPQRMVSEGGEDRDIVAVAQDGDAGCVQMFMVRGGRVTGQEHVMLQGTRGVPPAETLRAFLTQFYEASTTVPPEILVPEPIPDHDVIERWLGERRGARVRIVQPQRGDRARLVSLARDNAALHLAQEAARHGGGAGPGVHELQALLHLESPPVRVECFDVSNFQGGETVASMVVAEGGRVRPREYRRFKMKTAEGPDDVAMMREVLARRFARAREEQDRLDRDEPIRPKWAVLPDIVLLDGGRGQLSAARDVLFEYNHMIPAIALAKGQDLIYVEGLSEPIALPADSPALQLLQRLRDEAHRFANAYHQHLRGRRIVFSALDEIPGIGERRKRALIRHFGSVRGIRAVSAAEIAAVEGIGAVQAERIYQYLREHPDSAGRHGPDSAGRHGPA